One part of the Streptomyces sp. AM 2-1-1 genome encodes these proteins:
- a CDS encoding alpha/beta hydrolase: protein MKGELTWSALLSVPCGELDGAADGWGRLSGRADAARDRIDQQIIIGLRDTQEGEAADAALDRLRQLARNFQYVYTETGLVRTALNSLAHEVRAHQKSVREALADAAGLQFTVHPDGSVSYPEKAGLIAETPLPGGRTVAGSGFPDLRGPSGALTAPNPHAATAQGIADRIARSVTMAADADVRYARILRDLKAEDGLNVPNAAWTDAAADMASVRAAARAYLNDHIPYQATAAERKEWWAGLPQELRDEYLATYPDIIGNLDGIPALVRDAANRDSLQLLIGKLEGVGGHDAAEKLEALRLIDEQLQAPLKAGDPPMYLLGIGDEGNGRAIVAYGNPDTSRNVATYVPGLNTSLDTKFFTSDVKRARDTAVAAREIDGSSSVIVWLGYDAPQSPDWFHSFEVAGSASATEGGAALDGFMDGMLVANENDNPHLTAIGHSYGSRTVGAASQLEGGISGVDDIVLVGSPGVGVDHASDMSVGADHVFVGAADNDFVTTFPSKTEVAASVVGFLAGGPTGSVIAAKVADPNSDEGWFGRDPASGAFGARRFYTSDGPSFLGFGSVASHSQYFDPDLDSVSADNIALIAAGQSAKIKTKDPR from the coding sequence GTGAAGGGGGAACTGACGTGGTCGGCGCTCCTCTCCGTACCGTGCGGGGAGCTGGACGGCGCGGCCGACGGCTGGGGCCGCCTCAGCGGCAGAGCGGACGCGGCGCGCGACCGGATCGACCAACAGATCATCATCGGCCTGCGGGACACACAGGAAGGTGAGGCGGCGGACGCCGCCCTCGACCGCCTGCGACAGCTGGCCAGGAACTTCCAGTACGTCTATACGGAGACCGGGCTCGTACGCACGGCGCTCAACAGCCTCGCGCACGAGGTGCGCGCGCACCAGAAGTCGGTCCGCGAGGCGTTGGCGGACGCTGCGGGTCTGCAGTTCACCGTGCACCCGGACGGCTCGGTGTCCTACCCGGAGAAGGCCGGCCTGATCGCGGAGACGCCGCTTCCGGGGGGAAGGACCGTCGCCGGCAGCGGATTCCCTGATCTGAGAGGGCCGTCGGGTGCCCTCACCGCTCCCAATCCTCATGCGGCCACCGCGCAGGGCATCGCCGACCGGATCGCCAGGTCGGTGACGATGGCTGCCGACGCGGACGTGCGGTACGCGCGCATCCTCCGTGACCTGAAGGCCGAGGACGGCCTGAACGTCCCGAACGCGGCGTGGACCGACGCTGCGGCCGACATGGCATCCGTGCGGGCGGCCGCTCGGGCCTACCTGAACGACCACATCCCGTACCAGGCGACGGCCGCCGAGCGTAAGGAATGGTGGGCCGGCCTCCCGCAGGAGCTTCGTGACGAGTACCTGGCGACCTACCCGGACATCATCGGGAACCTCGACGGAATCCCCGCTCTTGTACGCGACGCCGCCAACCGGGACAGCCTCCAGCTGCTGATCGGCAAGTTGGAGGGGGTGGGCGGTCACGACGCGGCGGAGAAACTCGAGGCGCTGCGCTTGATCGACGAGCAATTGCAGGCGCCGCTCAAGGCGGGCGACCCGCCGATGTACCTGCTCGGCATTGGCGACGAGGGGAACGGGCGCGCGATCGTGGCCTATGGAAATCCGGATACGTCGAGGAATGTTGCGACCTACGTGCCCGGGCTAAATACATCATTGGACACAAAGTTTTTTACGTCGGATGTTAAGAGAGCCAGGGATACTGCCGTTGCGGCGCGAGAAATCGATGGGTCTAGTTCGGTCATTGTTTGGCTGGGCTACGACGCGCCGCAATCTCCTGACTGGTTCCATTCGTTTGAGGTGGCGGGATCTGCGTCGGCGACAGAGGGTGGAGCTGCTTTGGATGGATTCATGGATGGGATGCTCGTTGCGAATGAGAATGATAATCCGCATCTGACCGCCATTGGCCACTCGTATGGTTCTCGGACCGTAGGCGCTGCCTCGCAACTTGAGGGCGGCATTTCGGGCGTCGACGACATCGTCCTAGTAGGCAGTCCAGGAGTTGGCGTGGATCATGCTAGTGACATGTCGGTGGGTGCTGATCACGTCTTCGTCGGTGCTGCCGATAATGATTTTGTAACCACGTTCCCTTCAAAGACTGAAGTAGCGGCGAGTGTGGTCGGATTCCTTGCCGGTGGGCCAACTGGATCTGTCATCGCAGCCAAGGTTGCTGACCCAAATTCTGACGAAGGATGGTTTGGTAGGGATCCAGCTAGTGGGGCCTTCGGAGCACGGCGGTTCTATACGTCAGACGGTCCGTCCTTCCTTGGGTTCGGATCCGTTGCCTCGCATTCCCAATATTTTGACCCGGATTTGGATAGCGTGAGCGCAGATAATATTGCACTGATTGCTGCTGGCCAGTCCGCGAAGATCAAAACGAAGGATCCTCGTTGA
- a CDS encoding alpha/beta hydrolase → MVAGGENESRTAGSSGGPGADGGRQGGTDGGVSTASGGGSNIGGSAATTAGGTATGATNGDQGTVTAGGTGEGSATEGATTERTAPQHAQAAGTSGASGSSGTSGSSGTSGSPTTPAAPTTPASPTPRPSHGGFFHGLVTDGLLGDLGGAARAVRHPRESIARLGDPWSGRAGGAGAEKASGDWAGAIGAWAEASGGVGVGGMGLPGSGSRVTAAVREDERRFLNDRIPVNAPAAARKAWWDGLSAAERARYLEVSPERIGNLDGIPASIRDRANRQNLQTLITRLEGRGDTKSKRMLEGMREIDRQVKEGSQPPMFLLGIGDEGNGRAIVSYGNPDLAQHVSAYVPGLNTSLDKEFAQNDLKRARDTAIGAQGYETSSAAVVWLGYDAPQLPDGDGIAGYFAIMGTGRAVKGGAAYSDFWAGLTATNTHADPHFTAIGHSYGSRTVGAATQREGGIPGVDDIVLVGSPGVGVDQAVDLGVGARHVFVGAAANDPVTKLPSKTQAVVGSLGLLALGPAGAYFAGDLADPGDDDLWFGKDPASKAFGAVRFPVDPGPPLISGHGISAEAHSQYFDPVRDAMSADSIALIVSGHSSSLKMEEQR, encoded by the coding sequence GTGGTCGCCGGAGGAGAGAACGAGAGCCGTACGGCCGGATCTTCCGGCGGGCCCGGCGCTGACGGTGGAAGGCAAGGCGGCACGGACGGCGGGGTGTCCACCGCATCCGGCGGGGGCTCGAACATAGGCGGAAGCGCCGCGACCACTGCCGGCGGCACCGCAACCGGTGCGACCAACGGCGATCAGGGCACCGTTACCGCAGGCGGGACCGGTGAAGGCTCAGCAACCGAAGGCGCCACCACCGAGCGCACCGCCCCGCAGCACGCGCAAGCAGCCGGCACGTCCGGCGCATCCGGGTCGTCGGGCACATCCGGGTCGTCCGGCACATCCGGCTCCCCCACCACCCCCGCAGCCCCCACCACCCCCGCAAGCCCCACCCCCCGCCCGAGCCACGGCGGGTTCTTCCATGGCCTGGTCACCGATGGGCTCCTGGGGGATCTCGGAGGTGCGGCCAGGGCCGTACGGCACCCGCGGGAGAGCATCGCCCGGCTCGGCGACCCGTGGTCCGGGAGGGCCGGGGGTGCCGGGGCCGAGAAGGCGTCGGGGGACTGGGCCGGGGCGATCGGGGCGTGGGCCGAGGCGTCCGGGGGCGTCGGGGTCGGGGGGATGGGGTTGCCCGGGTCCGGATCCCGGGTAACGGCGGCGGTCCGCGAGGACGAACGGCGGTTCCTGAACGACCGGATCCCGGTGAACGCCCCGGCGGCGGCGCGCAAGGCGTGGTGGGACGGGCTGAGCGCGGCCGAGCGTGCGCGGTACCTGGAGGTGTCACCGGAACGGATCGGCAACCTGGACGGGATCCCCGCCTCGATCCGGGACCGAGCCAACCGGCAGAACCTCCAGACCCTGATCACCCGGCTGGAAGGCCGCGGCGACACGAAGTCCAAGAGGATGCTGGAGGGGATGAGGGAGATCGACCGGCAGGTGAAGGAGGGCTCGCAGCCACCGATGTTCCTCCTGGGGATCGGTGACGAGGGCAACGGCCGGGCGATCGTCTCGTACGGGAATCCGGACCTGGCGCAGCACGTGTCGGCGTACGTGCCGGGGCTGAACACCTCGCTGGACAAGGAGTTCGCGCAGAACGACCTGAAGCGGGCGCGGGACACCGCGATCGGGGCGCAGGGGTACGAGACGTCGAGCGCCGCCGTCGTCTGGCTGGGGTACGACGCCCCGCAGTTGCCGGACGGCGACGGGATTGCCGGGTACTTCGCCATCATGGGCACCGGGCGGGCGGTGAAGGGTGGGGCCGCCTACAGCGATTTCTGGGCCGGGCTGACGGCGACGAACACCCACGCGGACCCGCACTTCACCGCGATCGGCCACTCCTACGGCTCCCGGACGGTGGGCGCGGCCACCCAGCGGGAGGGCGGGATCCCCGGCGTCGACGACATCGTCCTCGTGGGCAGTCCGGGGGTGGGCGTCGACCAGGCGGTGGATCTGGGGGTCGGCGCCCGGCACGTGTTCGTCGGCGCGGCGGCGAACGACCCGGTGACCAAGCTGCCGTCGAAGACCCAGGCGGTCGTGGGGTCGCTGGGACTGCTGGCCCTCGGTCCGGCGGGGGCCTACTTCGCGGGGGACCTCGCGGATCCGGGCGACGACGACCTCTGGTTCGGGAAGGATCCGGCGAGCAAGGCGTTCGGGGCCGTCCGCTTTCCGGTGGACCCCGGGCCGCCGTTGATCAGCGGGCACGGCATCAGCGCGGAGGCGCACTCGCAGTACTTCGACCCGGTGCGGGACGCCATGTCGGCCGACAGCATCGCCCTGATCGTCTCGGGGCATTCCAGCAGTCTGAAGATGGAGGAACAGCGATGA
- a CDS encoding bifunctional lytic transglycosylase/C40 family peptidase, whose protein sequence is MRKYWVFLGGGIGLCLCFVGLLVVGTYSAAAGIAGAGGAVGLAKGAVPARYQPLVEKWGTLCAAINPALLAAQLYQESGWNPRAQSAAAAQGIAQFIPGTWATHGLDGDGDGDRDVWDPADAIPSAASYDCELAGYVKDVPGDPTDNMLASYNAGAYRVIRSGGVPAIAETQNYVKIIRSLEKSFAKPVGRVAPSQQAAGAIYYAQQKLGTPYLWGGNGTAEQGGRFDCSGLTQAAYRSVDIELPRVANDQYNAGAHPSRDELLPGDLVFFSDDLTNSRAIHHVGIYVGGGYMINAPYTGAVIRFDSIDSPDYFGATRVTKDGAAALPTALPQA, encoded by the coding sequence GTGCGGAAATACTGGGTGTTCCTCGGCGGCGGGATCGGGCTGTGCCTCTGTTTCGTGGGGCTGCTCGTGGTCGGTACGTACTCCGCCGCCGCGGGCATCGCGGGGGCGGGCGGGGCGGTCGGGCTGGCCAAGGGAGCGGTGCCCGCGCGCTATCAGCCGCTCGTGGAGAAGTGGGGCACGCTCTGCGCCGCGATCAACCCGGCGCTGCTCGCCGCGCAGCTGTACCAGGAGAGCGGGTGGAATCCGCGGGCGCAGAGCGCGGCGGCCGCCCAGGGCATCGCCCAGTTCATCCCGGGTACGTGGGCGACGCACGGCCTCGACGGCGACGGTGACGGTGACCGGGACGTGTGGGACCCGGCGGACGCCATCCCCTCGGCGGCTTCGTACGACTGTGAGCTCGCCGGATACGTGAAGGACGTGCCGGGCGATCCGACCGACAACATGCTCGCCTCCTACAACGCGGGCGCCTACCGGGTCATCCGGTCCGGCGGGGTTCCCGCGATCGCCGAGACGCAGAACTACGTGAAGATCATCCGGTCCCTGGAGAAGAGCTTCGCGAAGCCGGTCGGCCGGGTGGCGCCCTCGCAGCAGGCGGCCGGGGCGATCTACTACGCGCAGCAGAAACTGGGCACCCCGTACCTCTGGGGCGGGAACGGCACGGCCGAGCAGGGCGGGCGGTTCGACTGCTCCGGGCTGACGCAGGCCGCGTACCGGAGCGTGGACATCGAGCTCCCCCGGGTCGCCAACGACCAGTACAACGCGGGGGCGCATCCCTCGCGGGACGAACTGCTCCCCGGTGATCTGGTCTTCTTCTCCGACGACTTGACCAATTCGCGGGCCATCCACCACGTGGGGATCTACGTCGGTGGCGGGTACATGATCAACGCGCCGTACACCGGTGCGGTGATCCGGTTCGACTCGATCGACAGTCCCGACTACTTCGGCGCGACGCGGGTCACCAAGGACGGCGCGGCGGCGCTTCCCACCGCTCTCCCGCAGGCCTGA
- a CDS encoding phosphatase PAP2 family protein: MAGLALDGSNPDVSLLYDINGLAKSAPTWLDHVMEFVGEYGIMLGMALVVLWCWWSVRRRGTAEDSVAGVAALVWAPLAAGIALLVNIPIRGFVERPRPFKDHQGLDVLVDGKNDFSFVSDHATMAMAVAVGIFVAGRKFGLVALGLAFAEGFCRVYMGVHYPTDVIGGLALGTAVVLLLAPLATALLTPLVAAVSRSPRVGFLVRSRRVGLPAAGLGSALGVPEPRTGRDGGTSDKDLAA; the protein is encoded by the coding sequence ATGGCTGGACTCGCACTCGATGGGTCGAACCCCGACGTCAGCCTGCTCTACGACATCAACGGGCTGGCCAAGTCCGCACCCACCTGGCTCGACCACGTCATGGAGTTCGTCGGTGAGTACGGGATCATGCTCGGCATGGCCCTGGTGGTCCTGTGGTGCTGGTGGAGCGTGCGCCGGCGCGGCACGGCCGAGGACTCGGTGGCCGGGGTCGCGGCGCTCGTCTGGGCGCCGCTCGCCGCGGGCATCGCCCTCCTCGTCAACATCCCCATCCGGGGATTCGTGGAGCGCCCCCGCCCGTTCAAGGACCACCAAGGGCTCGACGTCCTCGTCGACGGCAAGAACGACTTCTCCTTCGTGAGCGACCACGCCACCATGGCGATGGCCGTCGCCGTCGGGATCTTCGTGGCCGGCCGCAAGTTCGGCCTGGTCGCGCTGGGCCTCGCGTTCGCGGAGGGGTTCTGCCGCGTCTACATGGGCGTGCACTACCCGACCGACGTCATCGGCGGCCTCGCCCTCGGCACGGCCGTGGTGCTCCTTCTGGCCCCTCTGGCGACGGCGCTGCTGACTCCGTTGGTGGCCGCGGTGTCGCGGTCACCGCGGGTGGGCTTCCTCGTGCGGTCCCGGCGGGTGGGCCTCCCGGCCGCCGGCCTCGGCTCCGCGCTCGGTGTTCCCGAGCCGAGGACGGGCCGCGACGGCGGAACGAGCGACAAGGATCTCGCCGCCTGA
- a CDS encoding FAD-binding oxidoreductase, producing the protein MNQPRPPRPVVPPARTVPAPETATRRPTAPPSAASPSARRTVLVAGALAALASAAASCSAPGDPDDGRPGAPRPSAASPRPRTTGSPGPAATPTGGAPADWPALGRSLDGSLVRPDDAAYATARRVYNTRFDTQRPAAVAYVRHEDDIRECLAFARRTGTPVAIRSGGHSYTGRSGGDGRLVVDVSALSGVDRDGTIGAGARLGDVYRGLGAHGLTIPGGSCATVGISGLTLGGGHGVASRAYGLTCDSLTSATLVTADGATLTADTVRNQDLFWALRGGGNGGFGVVTRLRFRTSPAPRTVVCDLSWPWSRAGAVLAAWQEWGPDQPDEIWSSLHLSARPGGAEPTVTLSAFSLGTYGDLQNAVDRLADRAGSSASTVSLRRRGYEEAMLLYAGCAGLTAEECHLPGTTPGRTARGALGRETYAAASDFFSRSLPPEGIRALTGRAEAFSRLAGAGGSEGSVILTALGGAVNRVARDATAFVHRDSRMLAQYLASWPPNTAGSVAQGWLKNTHAAMRPHASGEAYQNYADPTLTDWRHAYFGTSADRLGKLRGRYDPGQLFAGPQTP; encoded by the coding sequence ATGAACCAGCCCCGTCCCCCGCGCCCGGTCGTACCCCCGGCCCGGACCGTCCCCGCCCCGGAGACCGCGACCCGGCGGCCCACGGCTCCGCCCTCCGCGGCGTCGCCGTCGGCCCGGCGCACCGTGCTGGTCGCCGGCGCTCTCGCCGCGCTCGCCTCTGCCGCCGCGAGCTGCTCCGCACCGGGCGACCCGGACGACGGCCGCCCCGGCGCACCCCGCCCCTCCGCCGCCTCCCCCCGTCCGCGCACGACGGGGTCTCCCGGCCCGGCCGCCACCCCCACCGGCGGCGCCCCGGCGGACTGGCCCGCGCTCGGCCGCAGCCTCGACGGCTCGCTCGTACGGCCCGACGACGCCGCCTACGCCACCGCCCGCCGGGTCTACAACACCCGCTTCGACACCCAGCGGCCCGCGGCCGTCGCTTACGTACGGCACGAGGACGACATCCGCGAGTGCCTCGCCTTCGCCCGTCGCACCGGCACCCCCGTGGCGATCCGCAGCGGCGGCCACTCCTACACGGGCCGCTCCGGCGGCGACGGACGCCTCGTCGTCGACGTCTCGGCCCTGTCCGGAGTCGACCGGGACGGCACCATCGGCGCGGGTGCCCGGCTCGGTGACGTCTACCGGGGCCTCGGCGCCCACGGCCTCACGATCCCGGGCGGCTCCTGCGCCACCGTCGGGATATCCGGCCTCACCCTCGGCGGCGGCCACGGCGTCGCGTCCCGCGCGTACGGCCTGACCTGCGACAGCCTCACCTCCGCCACCCTGGTCACCGCGGACGGTGCCACCCTGACCGCCGACACCGTCCGGAACCAGGACCTCTTCTGGGCACTGCGCGGCGGGGGCAACGGCGGCTTCGGCGTCGTCACCCGCCTCCGCTTCCGTACCTCCCCCGCCCCGCGGACCGTCGTCTGCGACCTCAGCTGGCCGTGGTCCCGGGCCGGTGCGGTGCTCGCCGCCTGGCAGGAGTGGGGCCCCGACCAACCGGACGAGATCTGGTCCTCCCTCCACCTCTCGGCGAGACCGGGCGGCGCCGAACCGACCGTGACGCTCTCCGCGTTCAGCCTCGGCACCTACGGCGACCTCCAGAACGCGGTGGACCGGCTCGCCGACCGCGCCGGTTCCTCCGCGTCCACCGTCTCCCTGCGCCGGCGCGGCTACGAGGAGGCGATGCTGCTCTACGCCGGCTGCGCGGGCCTCACCGCCGAGGAGTGCCACCTGCCCGGTACGACCCCGGGGCGCACCGCCCGGGGAGCCCTCGGGCGCGAGACGTACGCGGCGGCCTCCGACTTCTTCAGCCGCTCGCTGCCGCCGGAGGGGATCCGCGCCCTCACCGGCCGCGCCGAGGCGTTCAGCCGCCTCGCCGGCGCCGGGGGCTCGGAGGGATCGGTCATCCTCACCGCGCTGGGAGGGGCGGTCAACCGGGTCGCCCGGGACGCGACCGCCTTCGTGCACCGCGACTCGCGGATGCTCGCCCAGTACCTCGCCTCCTGGCCGCCGAACACCGCCGGCAGCGTGGCACAGGGATGGCTGAAAAACACCCATGCGGCGATGCGCCCCCACGCCTCCGGGGAGGCGTACCAGAACTACGCCGACCCCACGCTGACCGACTGGCGTCACGCCTACTTCGGCACCTCGGCCGACCGCCTCGGCAAACTCCGCGGGCGGTACGACCCCGGGCAGCTCTTCGCCGGCCCGCAGACGCCGTGA